A genomic window from Rattus norvegicus strain BN/NHsdMcwi chromosome 9, GRCr8, whole genome shotgun sequence includes:
- the Ctdsp1 gene encoding carboxy-terminal domain RNA polymerase II polypeptide A small phosphatase 1 isoform X5 produces the protein MDSSAVITQISKEEARGPLRGKGDQKSAVSQKPRSRGILHSLFCCVCRDDGEPLPAHSGAPLLVEENGAIPKPVNNADFIIPVEIDGVVHQVYVLKRPHVDEFLQRMGELFECVLFTASLAKYADPVADLLDKWGAFRARLFRESCVFHRGNYVKDLSRLGRDLRRVLILDNSPASYVFHPDNAVPVASWFDNMSDTELHDLLPFFEQLSRVDDVYSVLRQPRPGS, from the exons ATGGACAGCTCGGCCGTCATTACTCAGATCAGCAAGGAGGAGGCGCGGGGCCCGCTGCGGGGCAAAG GTGACCAGAAGTCAGCAGTTTCCCAGAAGCCCCGGAGTCGGGGCATCCTCCActctctcttctgctgtgtctgccgaGATGATGGGGAGCCCCTGCCTGCCCACAGTGGGGCTCCCCTGCTGGTGGAGGAAAATGGCGCCATCCCTAAG CCAGTGAACAACGCTGACTTCATCATCCCGGTGGAGATTGATGGAGTGGTTCACCAG GTCTATGTACTGAAACGGCCCCACGTAGATGAGTTCCTACAGCGAATGGGCGAGCTCTTTGAGTGTGTGTTGTTCACTGCCAGTCTTGCCAAG TACGCAGACCCTGTAGCTGATCTGCTGGACAAGTGGGGAGCCTTCCGTGCCAGGCTGTTTCGAGAGTCCTGTGTCTTCCATCGGGGAAACTACGTAAAGGACCTGAGCAGGCTGGGCCGAGACCTGCGGCGGGTGCTAATCTTAGACAACTCACCCGCCTCATACGTCTTCCATCCAGACAATGCC GTTCCAGTGGCCTCGTGGTTTGACAACATGAGTGACACTGAGTTACACGATCTCTTACCCTTCTTTGAGCAACTCAGCCGCGTCGACGACGTATACTCAGTGCTCAGACAGCCTAGGCCCGGGAGCTAG
- the Ctdsp1 gene encoding carboxy-terminal domain RNA polymerase II polypeptide A small phosphatase 1 isoform X1, with product MDSSAVITQISKEEARGPLRGKGDQKSAVSQKPRSRGILHSLFCCVCRDDGEPLPAHSGAPLLVEENGAIPKHTPVQYLLPEVKAQDSDKICVVIDLDETLVHSSFKPVNNADFIIPVEIDGVVHQVYVLKRPHVDEFLQRMGELFECVLFTASLAKYADPVADLLDKWGAFRARLFRESCVFHRGNYVKDLSRLGRDLRRVLILDNSPASYVFHPDNAVSTQETQRLRHDQSTCGGLPRPTWGDSRCWNVLLPVSAHIFHSTYV from the exons ATGGACAGCTCGGCCGTCATTACTCAGATCAGCAAGGAGGAGGCGCGGGGCCCGCTGCGGGGCAAAG GTGACCAGAAGTCAGCAGTTTCCCAGAAGCCCCGGAGTCGGGGCATCCTCCActctctcttctgctgtgtctgccgaGATGATGGGGAGCCCCTGCCTGCCCACAGTGGGGCTCCCCTGCTGGTGGAGGAAAATGGCGCCATCCCTAAG CATACCCCAGTCCAGTACCTGCTTCCCGAGGTCAAGGCCCAGGACTCAGACAAGATCTGCGTTGTCATCGACCTGGACGAGACCCTGGTGCACAGCTCCTTCAAG CCAGTGAACAACGCTGACTTCATCATCCCGGTGGAGATTGATGGAGTGGTTCACCAG GTCTATGTACTGAAACGGCCCCACGTAGATGAGTTCCTACAGCGAATGGGCGAGCTCTTTGAGTGTGTGTTGTTCACTGCCAGTCTTGCCAAG TACGCAGACCCTGTAGCTGATCTGCTGGACAAGTGGGGAGCCTTCCGTGCCAGGCTGTTTCGAGAGTCCTGTGTCTTCCATCGGGGAAACTACGTAAAGGACCTGAGCAGGCTGGGCCGAGACCTGCGGCGGGTGCTAATCTTAGACAACTCACCCGCCTCATACGTCTTCCATCCAGACAATGCCGTGAGTACACAAGAGACCCAGCGGCTGAGACACGACCAGAGCACATGTGGTGGCCTCCCCCGCCCTACGTGGGGTGATAGCAGGTGCTGGAATGTCCTATTACCTGTGTCTGCTCATATATTCCACTCTACTTATGTATGA
- the Ctdsp1 gene encoding carboxy-terminal domain RNA polymerase II polypeptide A small phosphatase 1 isoform X4 produces MDSSAVITQISKEEARGPLRGKGDQKSAVSQKPRSRGILHSLFCCVCRDDGEPLPAHSGAPLLVEENGAIPKPVNNADFIIPVEIDGVVHQVYVLKRPHVDEFLQRMGELFECVLFTASLAKYADPVADLLDKWGAFRARLFRESCVFHRGNYVKDLSRLGRDLRRVLILDNSPASYVFHPDNAVSTQETQRLRHDQSTCGGLPRPTWGDSRCWNVLLPVSAHIFHSTYV; encoded by the exons ATGGACAGCTCGGCCGTCATTACTCAGATCAGCAAGGAGGAGGCGCGGGGCCCGCTGCGGGGCAAAG GTGACCAGAAGTCAGCAGTTTCCCAGAAGCCCCGGAGTCGGGGCATCCTCCActctctcttctgctgtgtctgccgaGATGATGGGGAGCCCCTGCCTGCCCACAGTGGGGCTCCCCTGCTGGTGGAGGAAAATGGCGCCATCCCTAAG CCAGTGAACAACGCTGACTTCATCATCCCGGTGGAGATTGATGGAGTGGTTCACCAG GTCTATGTACTGAAACGGCCCCACGTAGATGAGTTCCTACAGCGAATGGGCGAGCTCTTTGAGTGTGTGTTGTTCACTGCCAGTCTTGCCAAG TACGCAGACCCTGTAGCTGATCTGCTGGACAAGTGGGGAGCCTTCCGTGCCAGGCTGTTTCGAGAGTCCTGTGTCTTCCATCGGGGAAACTACGTAAAGGACCTGAGCAGGCTGGGCCGAGACCTGCGGCGGGTGCTAATCTTAGACAACTCACCCGCCTCATACGTCTTCCATCCAGACAATGCCGTGAGTACACAAGAGACCCAGCGGCTGAGACACGACCAGAGCACATGTGGTGGCCTCCCCCGCCCTACGTGGGGTGATAGCAGGTGCTGGAATGTCCTATTACCTGTGTCTGCTCATATATTCCACTCTACTTATGTATGA
- the Ctdsp1 gene encoding carboxy-terminal domain RNA polymerase II polypeptide A small phosphatase 1 isoform X2, producing MEGEWEWMMGPRALTGLGKGCSGDQKSAVSQKPRSRGILHSLFCCVCRDDGEPLPAHSGAPLLVEENGAIPKHTPVQYLLPEVKAQDSDKICVVIDLDETLVHSSFKPVNNADFIIPVEIDGVVHQVYVLKRPHVDEFLQRMGELFECVLFTASLAKYADPVADLLDKWGAFRARLFRESCVFHRGNYVKDLSRLGRDLRRVLILDNSPASYVFHPDNAVSTQETQRLRHDQSTCGGLPRPTWGDSRCWNVLLPVSAHIFHSTYV from the exons ATGGAGGGAGAGTGGGAGTGGATGATGGGGCCCCGAGCCCTGACGGGCCTGGGCAAGGGCTGCTCAG GTGACCAGAAGTCAGCAGTTTCCCAGAAGCCCCGGAGTCGGGGCATCCTCCActctctcttctgctgtgtctgccgaGATGATGGGGAGCCCCTGCCTGCCCACAGTGGGGCTCCCCTGCTGGTGGAGGAAAATGGCGCCATCCCTAAG CATACCCCAGTCCAGTACCTGCTTCCCGAGGTCAAGGCCCAGGACTCAGACAAGATCTGCGTTGTCATCGACCTGGACGAGACCCTGGTGCACAGCTCCTTCAAG CCAGTGAACAACGCTGACTTCATCATCCCGGTGGAGATTGATGGAGTGGTTCACCAG GTCTATGTACTGAAACGGCCCCACGTAGATGAGTTCCTACAGCGAATGGGCGAGCTCTTTGAGTGTGTGTTGTTCACTGCCAGTCTTGCCAAG TACGCAGACCCTGTAGCTGATCTGCTGGACAAGTGGGGAGCCTTCCGTGCCAGGCTGTTTCGAGAGTCCTGTGTCTTCCATCGGGGAAACTACGTAAAGGACCTGAGCAGGCTGGGCCGAGACCTGCGGCGGGTGCTAATCTTAGACAACTCACCCGCCTCATACGTCTTCCATCCAGACAATGCCGTGAGTACACAAGAGACCCAGCGGCTGAGACACGACCAGAGCACATGTGGTGGCCTCCCCCGCCCTACGTGGGGTGATAGCAGGTGCTGGAATGTCCTATTACCTGTGTCTGCTCATATATTCCACTCTACTTATGTATGA
- the Ctdsp1 gene encoding carboxy-terminal domain RNA polymerase II polypeptide A small phosphatase 1, with the protein MDSSAVITQISKEEARGPLRGKGDQKSAVSQKPRSRGILHSLFCCVCRDDGEPLPAHSGAPLLVEENGAIPKHTPVQYLLPEVKAQDSDKICVVIDLDETLVHSSFKPVNNADFIIPVEIDGVVHQVYVLKRPHVDEFLQRMGELFECVLFTASLAKYADPVADLLDKWGAFRARLFRESCVFHRGNYVKDLSRLGRDLRRVLILDNSPASYVFHPDNAVPVASWFDNMSDTELHDLLPFFEQLSRVDDVYSVLRQPRPGS; encoded by the exons ATGGACAGCTCGGCCGTCATTACTCAGATCAGCAAGGAGGAGGCGCGGGGCCCGCTGCGGGGCAAAG GTGACCAGAAGTCAGCAGTTTCCCAGAAGCCCCGGAGTCGGGGCATCCTCCActctctcttctgctgtgtctgccgaGATGATGGGGAGCCCCTGCCTGCCCACAGTGGGGCTCCCCTGCTGGTGGAGGAAAATGGCGCCATCCCTAAG CATACCCCAGTCCAGTACCTGCTTCCCGAGGTCAAGGCCCAGGACTCAGACAAGATCTGCGTTGTCATCGACCTGGACGAGACCCTGGTGCACAGCTCCTTCAAG CCAGTGAACAACGCTGACTTCATCATCCCGGTGGAGATTGATGGAGTGGTTCACCAG GTCTATGTACTGAAACGGCCCCACGTAGATGAGTTCCTACAGCGAATGGGCGAGCTCTTTGAGTGTGTGTTGTTCACTGCCAGTCTTGCCAAG TACGCAGACCCTGTAGCTGATCTGCTGGACAAGTGGGGAGCCTTCCGTGCCAGGCTGTTTCGAGAGTCCTGTGTCTTCCATCGGGGAAACTACGTAAAGGACCTGAGCAGGCTGGGCCGAGACCTGCGGCGGGTGCTAATCTTAGACAACTCACCCGCCTCATACGTCTTCCATCCAGACAATGCC GTTCCAGTGGCCTCGTGGTTTGACAACATGAGTGACACTGAGTTACACGATCTCTTACCCTTCTTTGAGCAACTCAGCCGCGTCGACGACGTATACTCAGTGCTCAGACAGCCTAGGCCCGGGAGCTAG
- the Ctdsp1 gene encoding carboxy-terminal domain RNA polymerase II polypeptide A small phosphatase 1 isoform X3, which produces MEGEWEWMMGPRALTGLGKGCSGDQKSAVSQKPRSRGILHSLFCCVCRDDGEPLPAHSGAPLLVEENGAIPKHTPVQYLLPEVKAQDSDKICVVIDLDETLVHSSFKPVNNADFIIPVEIDGVVHQVYVLKRPHVDEFLQRMGELFECVLFTASLAKYADPVADLLDKWGAFRARLFRESCVFHRGNYVKDLSRLGRDLRRVLILDNSPASYVFHPDNAVPVASWFDNMSDTELHDLLPFFEQLSRVDDVYSVLRQPRPGS; this is translated from the exons ATGGAGGGAGAGTGGGAGTGGATGATGGGGCCCCGAGCCCTGACGGGCCTGGGCAAGGGCTGCTCAG GTGACCAGAAGTCAGCAGTTTCCCAGAAGCCCCGGAGTCGGGGCATCCTCCActctctcttctgctgtgtctgccgaGATGATGGGGAGCCCCTGCCTGCCCACAGTGGGGCTCCCCTGCTGGTGGAGGAAAATGGCGCCATCCCTAAG CATACCCCAGTCCAGTACCTGCTTCCCGAGGTCAAGGCCCAGGACTCAGACAAGATCTGCGTTGTCATCGACCTGGACGAGACCCTGGTGCACAGCTCCTTCAAG CCAGTGAACAACGCTGACTTCATCATCCCGGTGGAGATTGATGGAGTGGTTCACCAG GTCTATGTACTGAAACGGCCCCACGTAGATGAGTTCCTACAGCGAATGGGCGAGCTCTTTGAGTGTGTGTTGTTCACTGCCAGTCTTGCCAAG TACGCAGACCCTGTAGCTGATCTGCTGGACAAGTGGGGAGCCTTCCGTGCCAGGCTGTTTCGAGAGTCCTGTGTCTTCCATCGGGGAAACTACGTAAAGGACCTGAGCAGGCTGGGCCGAGACCTGCGGCGGGTGCTAATCTTAGACAACTCACCCGCCTCATACGTCTTCCATCCAGACAATGCC GTTCCAGTGGCCTCGTGGTTTGACAACATGAGTGACACTGAGTTACACGATCTCTTACCCTTCTTTGAGCAACTCAGCCGCGTCGACGACGTATACTCAGTGCTCAGACAGCCTAGGCCCGGGAGCTAG